The sequence AGCATTCTGCTTAAAATTGTCTGCTATAATTCACATCATTATTCACATTGTGGAAATTATAGCGAACGGGAGCTGCGATGACGATCGGCGATACGATTCTGGAGATGCTTAAAGAGGAGATCAGCGAGGTTGAATACAACCGATACGTCAAACAGATGAGCTTTATCTCCAAAGCCTCGCGCAGCGACCTTGCCGTTTTCGAAGTGCCCAACCCCCTTATAGCCAGCTGGATCAAAAACCGCTATACCAATAAGATCGCCCACCTGTTTGAACTCAAAACCGGCACATCAAGGGACGTCATCATCCGGGTGAAAAAACCCAAGGGGGCCGCCGGCAAAAGCGGCGGCACGGTCGCGGCAGCACCGGCCGAAGCGCCGAAACACTCCATGCTCAACCCCGCCTACACCTTTGAGAACTTCGTCGCCGGCAGCTCGAACCAGTTCGCCTATGCCGCGGCCAAAAGCGTCAGTGACCGGCCGGGGCAGGTCTACAACCCCCTCTTTATCTACGGCGGCGTGGGACTCGGTAAAACCCACCTCATGCAGGCGATCGGCAACGTGGGGCTCCTGCAGGGAAAAACCGTCGTCTACACCTCCGTCGAACAATTCGTCAACGACTTTACGCGGCATCTGCGCAACCAGACCATGGACCGTTTCAAGGAGAAATACCGCCAGTGCGATCTGCTCCTGATCGACGACGTCCAGTTCCTCAGCAACAAGATCCAGACCCAGGAGGAGTTTTTTCACACCTTCGAAACGCTGCGCAGCGAAGGGAAACAGATCGTCCTCACGGCCGACAAACCCCCCAAGCGCATCGCCGGCCTCGAAGCACGCCTCCAGAGCCGTTTCGAATGGGGCCTCGTCGCCGACATCCAGCCCCCGGAACTAGAGACCAAGATCGCCATCATCCGGAAAAAGTGCGACATCAACCGTGTTATCCTCGGTGATGACGTCGTCAACTATATCGCCACCGTCATCGACAACAATACCCGCGAGATCGAGGGGATCCTCTCCAAACTGCACGCCTACTCCCAGCTGATGCACCAGGAGATCACCCTCGACTTCGCCAAGAACGCCCTGCGCGAGCAGCTCCAGGAGAAAAGCGACAACATCTCCATCGACGGCATCATGAAAACCATCGCCAAAGAGCTCAACGTCAAACCCAGCGAGATCCGATCCAAAAGCCGAAGCCGCAACATCGTCGCCGCCCGGCGCGTCGCCATCTACCTCGCCCGGGAACTGACCCCCATGTCCATGCCGCAGATCGCGCAGTATTTCGGGATGAAAGACCACAGTACCGTCAGCCATACGATGAAAAAGATCCACCAGCTTCTCGAAGAAGACGAGAACTTCAAGGTCAAGATCAACGAGCTCCATAACAAAATCACCGCCATGCCGCCGGAGAGTGTCTAAAAAAGCGGCCAAAAGCTATATTTTCTTTGCAAATAAAAAAAGATATAATGTGCCAAGTGAACAAATGTGAAGAAGCTCTCCGGCTTTATTCACATGGGAAGAGCCCTAAAAGTAGGGACGTTTTCTGCTTTTTCACAAAAAAACGGCAGACTACTATCATCTACTAAAAATTTAAATATATAACAGGAGTTTCGATGCAGTTCGAGATCGCCAAATCCGTTTTGGAAAATATCCTGATCCACACCCAGCCGTTTCTGGAGAAAAAAGATCTCTCCCAGATCACCTCCCACCTCTACTTCGAAGCGACTGCATCGAACACCCTGACCGTCAAAGCCACCGACTATGAGATCGGTCTCGTCATCGAAGCCGAAAACATTCATGTCTCCGAACCCGGCATGGCCACTGCCAACGGAAAGAAACTCCTTGATATCGTCCGCATTCTCAGCGACGGCAATGTCAACCTCACGACCAAAGACGGCATGCTCGATATCACCCAGGGCCACTCCGACTTCCAGCTTCCCATGTACAACGCCCAGGAGTTCCCGGCTTTTGCCAGCATTGAAAACAAACCCGGGGTAGAGATCGATTCCGGCCTGCTGATCAACTCCCTCAAAAAGATCACCCCTGCCGCGGATACCAACAACCCGAAATTCGAACTCAACGGTGCCCTGATCGATATCAAAGCCGACCAGATCAACTTCGTCGCTACCGATACCCGCCGCCTGGCCATCATCGCCATTCCGCAAAGCAGCGGCAGCGAGCTCTCCCTCATCATTCCGAAAAAAGCGATCATCGAGATCCAGAAACTCTTCACCAGCAATATCGACATCTACTACGATGCCACCCACCTGCTGATCAAGTCCGACCAGTACACCTTCTTTACGAAACTGATCAACGGAAAGTTCCCCGACTACAACCGTATCATCCCTGCATCGACACGCTACAACCTCACCCTGCCCAAAAGCGACATCGTCAATGCCATCAAACAGATCACGACGATCTCCAATGACATGAAACTGACCCTGGAAAGCGGCCGTATCCTCTTTGAAAGTCTCAGCGACGAGAACAACAAGGCCTCAACGGAGATCAATGTCGACACGGGGATTGACTCGACATTCGTCTTTGCCGTCAACAGCCGTTATATACTCGACTTCCTCGGGCAGATCGATCAGACCCAGTTCACGATCGGCCTGAACGAACCCAATATGCCTTTCATGCTGCAAGAAGAGCAGTTCAAAACGATCGTCATGCCGATCGTCATCTGATCCAACCTTCTCTTTTTTTCCGCAGGCATTGCCTGCTCCCTTTCTTCTTGGCCCATAAAATAAATTTATTAGCCCTTTTTGGATAAAATTAAACCCATTTAGCGTACTGGAGCGATCATGGAACAAAATTACGGCGCAGGCAATATTAAAGTCCTCAAAGGACTCGAGGCCGTACGTAAACGTCCGGGGATGTATATCGGTGATACGGGCCATCGCGGTCTGCACCATCTCGTCTACGAAGTCGTCGACAACTCCATTGACGAAGCGATGGCCGGATACTGTGACACCATCACCGTAACGCTCACCAAAGCGGGTACCGCCATCATCGGCGACAACGGGCGCGGGATCCCGACCGATATGCACCCGACCGAAAATATTTCCGCGGCCACCGTCGTTCTGACCGTCCTGCACGCCGGGGGAAAATTCGACAAGGACACCTATAAAGTCTCAGGCGGTCTGCACGGGGTCGGTGTCTCCGTCGTTAACGCCCTTAGTAGCAACCTCCACATGACGATCCACCGCGACGGCAAGATCCATGAACAGGATTTCAAACAGGGGATTCCCCAGGAGATTCTCGAGGTGACGGGAAATACCCGCAAGCACGGAACGACGATCGAGTTCGCTCCGGACCCGTCCATCTTTACCGAAACGGTTATTTTCGAGTACGATTACCTTGCCAGACGTTTCAAAGAGCTCGCCTACCTCAACCCGAAAATCAAGATCATCTTCAAGGATGATCGCGACGGCAGAAGCGAAACCTACCATTTTGAAGGCGGTATCACCCAGTTCGTTTCCGATCTCAACAAAAAGACCCAGGTCGCCACACCGTATGAGTACAATGCAAAGATCGAAGATATCGAACTTGACATTGCGCTGATGTACAACGACAGCTACGAAGAGAAGGTCTACAGCTTCGTCAATAATATCCGTACGCCAAACGGGGGAACGCATGAAGCCGGTTTCCGCGCGGCACTGACACGTGTCATCTCCACTTACAACAGCCAAAACGGCAATGCAAAAGAGAAAGATGTCAAACTCAGCGGTGAAGATACCGGCGAAGGGTTGATTGCCGTCGTCTCCGTCCGGGTACCCGAACCGCAGTTCGAGGGTCAGACCAAGGGTAAACTGGGGAACACCTATGTCCGTCCGTTGGTGCAAAAGGCCTCTTACGAACAGCTGTCCAAGTATTTTGAAGAGAATCCCATCGAGGCCAAGGCGATCGTACAGAAAGCGCTGATGGCGGCGAGAGGACGCGAAGCGGCGAAAAAAGCGCGCGACCTGACCCGCCGCAAGGATTCCATGAGCGTCGGTACGCTTCCGGGGAAACTGGCGGACTGCCAGAGCAAAGACGCGACGATCAGCGAACTCTACCTCGTCGAGGGCGACTCCGCGGGCGGTTCGGCCAAGCAGGGGCGTGACCGCGTCTTCCAGGCGATCCTGCCGCTCAAAGGTAAGATCCTCAACGTCGAAAAGGCACGCCTGGACAAGATCCTCAAATCCGACGAAATCACGAACATGATCACCGCGCTCGGCTGCGGGATCGGTGAAGAGTTCGACGAAGAGAAGCTGCGCTACCACAAGATCATCATCATGACCGATGCCGACGTCGACGGTTCGCACATTCAGACCCTGCTGCTGACCTTCTTCTTCCGCTACTTCCCGACGATCGTCGAGAACGGCTATCTCTACCTGGCCCAGCCGCCGCTTTACCGCTACAAGAAAGGCAAAAAAGAGATCTACTTCAAAAACGACCGCGTCATGAACGATTTCCTGATCGAAAACGGCGTCGAGTCGCTGGAGATCGAGGGAATCGGCCATAACGACCTGGTCTCCTATTTCAAGATGGTCGACCACTACAACAGCAGTCTTGAAGCGCTGGAGCGCCGCTACTCCCTTGTCAGCCTGATCCGCCACTTTATCGAGAACCCGGACATTATCGGGCTGGATTCGGAGAAGATGTACGCCGAGGTCGAACGCTTCCTTGCCGAACGCGGTAACAATATCCTCTCCAAACTCGTTTCCGAAGATGAGATCCACCTCTTCGTCCAGACCGGAGAGGGGATGGAAGAGCTCCGCATCAACGACGAGCTCTTCAGTGCGCCGCATTTCAACGAGGCACAGTTCGTTTATGACAAGATGAAAGAGTGGGGCATCAATGTCGGCGGCGATCCGCTCGAGGTCCTCGAAGAGATCAAGGAGTATGCTCGCAAAGGCTCTTACATCCAGCGCTACAAAGGGCTTGGTGAAATGAACCCCGAACAGCTGTGGGAAACGACGATGACACCGGAAAACCGTGTGCTGCTTCGCGTGAACATCGAGGATGCCGAAGCGGCAAGCGAAGCCTTCAACCTCTTTATGGGGGATGAAGTCGAACCGCGCCGCAACTACATCGAAACCCACGCCAAGGACGTCAAACACCTTGACGTATAACCGATGAGTCTGCTCTACCCCGAAGCCAAGGAGCGCGAAAACCGCTTCAAACTTGCCCTGCGGATGGGGCTCCCCGTATTCGCATTGGCGGTGATCACCACGGCATCGGTGATGTTCCGCTATTTCAATACGATTCCGACGACCTTCATCATCGTTGCTTTCAGTCTGCTCGGTATCATGGTCTACTACCTGTTTTACCTGATTTACCAGGGCTTTAACGAACGGATTACCGACCCCATTACCCACGCCTTTACACGGGAATACTTTAGTACCATGATGCAGCGGGAACTGAAGAAAAAAGATTACACCTTTTTCCTGCTCAGTGTCGTCAATCTTGGTGATATCAACCAGCGCTACGGCTTTGCCAACGGGGACAAAGTGCTCTACAACCTGGCGAACAGGATTGCCGAGTACCTGAACGAGCATAAAATGGTGCGCGTCCCGATCGCCCACTTCAAAGGGGGGGACTTTATCATCGCACTGGAAGGGACGCAGGAGGAGTACGGTTCGATGATGGACCTGCTTTGCGTCAAGTTCCAGCACTACAGCCTCGAGGAGATAGAGATCGATATCGTCGGTTCCATGACGGATACAAACCATTCGCGTTCCATCGACAAACTGGTTGACTGGCTCTATGAACTGCAGGGCGAAAATGCGAAGATGCTGAAGGCGGACGAGGAGGAGATCGACCCCGATACGGTGGAGCATCTGGTTCTTGAAGCGGTCAATGCACGCGCCTTCTCCTACGCCTACCAGGCGGTATATCAGGACGGCAAACCGGTGCTTTTCGAACAGGCTTTCAAACTGGTCACGGGGGAGGGGAAACTCGTCCACCAGAAACGCTTTATGCCCGTGATCAACCGCCTGGGGCTGTCACGCCGATTCGACGAGATCCAGACCGAGGCGGCAGTGGCGGAAGTCCCTACGCTTGTCGGGGAGCAGAAGATCGCCGTGAATGTCTCACCCTCTTCACTGCGTAACCCGCTCTTTTTGGAGCATGTCATGATGCTGCTTTCAAACAATGAAAAACTCCGCTCCCGCCTCGTTTTTGTTATCAGCGAAAGCAATTTCTACCACCAGACACAGCAATTCAATACCCGTCTGCAGGCCTTTCGGCGTGCGGGAGTAGACATCGCGCTCGATCGCCTGGGCGGCTTGCATGCTTCCATGCGCTACCTGCAGGACCTTGACGTGGACATGGTCCGGTATGAGAGCTCCCTTGGTAAAGGGGCGAGCGAACCGAAAGTACGGGCGCTGCTCGAGGGGCTTCAGCAGACGGTCAAAACCCTGGGCTACCGCAGCTGGATCCGGATGATCGAGGATGAAAAATCCTACGAGGCTGCCAAAGCGGTCGGGATCGATTTGATCCAGGGGAACTACCTCAGTCCTATAGATACCATCAAGGAGTAACGAATGAAATACGGTGAAGAGATTATTGCAAATTTCGATGTGGAAAAAGATCTGGAGATCTGGCCGAACGAACACAAACGCGACTATGTGATCAAGATGACCCTGCCGGAGTTCAGCTGTCTCTGCCCGCGCAGCGGCTACCCGGATTATGCAACCATCTACCTGGAATATACGCCCGACGAGTGGGTCGTCGAACTCAAAGCGATCAAACTCTATATCAACTCCTTCCGCGAGCGTCACATCTCCCATGAAAACAGCGCGAACGAGATCTATGAGGTCCTGGAGCGCAAACTCAAACCGAAGTGGATGAAGATCACGGCGGACTACAATCCCCGCGGGAATGTCCATACGGTTATCGAGATCGACAGCAGCCGGATAACAAAATAAATTATATAAATAATATTAATATTATTACGCATAATATTTAACGATTCTGTGGTAAAATTCGACCCAATATTCCATGAGGAACCAAGGGAGAAAAATGCAAGAGTCACTGGCGGACTACTTTCAGACGCAGATGGAGCGTCAACTGGCCAAACGCAGCAGTGAAGGCGTGGAAGCGATTATGATGGACATGCGTGACGACGGCATCGATTTTTATGCCGTTCTCAAGCAGGATCAACCGCTCTGTTACTTCTGCCGGGGTATCCGGTACTTTAAATCCCCCGAGGGAACCTTTACGATGCAGGCGGCGGACGGTACGGGGCTGCCCATCGATGAGAATGAATACCGCAGCCGTCTCGATTATGCGCTCTCGTGTATCGGTGCCAGTTCCGAAACCGGTATCGGCGTCCTCGTCAAGAAACACATCAAGACCCTCTGATGCGGACCCTGACACTGATGCGGCATGCGAAGTCCTCCTGGGACGACCCGGCCCTCGGTGATCATGAACGCCCCCTCAATCCCCGCGGCAGGAAAGCGGCCAAAACCATGGCGCAGCGCCTTTATACCGAACACTACACCCCTGATCTCGTTCTGGTCTCATCCGCCCTGCGTACGCAGCAGACGGCCGCGGCACTGCAGAAAGCCTATGACGGACGGTTGGTTCTGCAAACCGAACCGTTACTGTACGAGGCGTCATCCGGAACGTATGCCGAGGTGATCCGACGCGTTGATGCTGCTGTTGAGTCGCTGATGATCATCGGGCACAATCCGACGATTGAGTGGATGGCTGAAGCGATGGGGGGCAGGGTCTATCATATGCCGACCGCATCCTACATACGCTTCCGGATCCCCGGAAGCTGGGCAGAATTCCGTTTTGAGCGTTTTGAAACGCTGGCGTACGACTATCCCAAATCCGACAAATAATTTTCCAGCCACACCTTTGCACCTGCTTCATCGCTAAACGTTTCTTCGAGCTGGGCGTCATAGGCCGCCTCCAGGATCGTTTTGAAACGGGGGGAGGGCTCAAGTCCGGCGGCAATGAGGGCTTCTCCGCCGAGCAGTGCGTCTCTTGGGCCTGTCAGTACGCCCAGTCTTGCCGCTTTACGCAGCAGCCATGCCACGGCATCGCTTATCTCGGCTGCGGGGTGGCGGCCGCGGTAGCAGGCTTCTGCGACGGCGGCGACGGCATCGATACGGACCTGTTTGGCCAGGCGCATTACGTCGGCATCCGACGCGGCTTCGGCGTAGAGCCGTTCCGGTTCGCCGTGATACCGTACATAATCAAGCGCGTTTAAAACAAGCCGTTTGTCGTCGGTGAGCGTTGTGAGGAACGCGTTAGGGTCTTGAACGCCGATGCAGAGCGGGGCGAGCATCAGGGCGAGCGGGTCCGTGTCGACGTGTCGACGCAAATCCGCCATCGCATCCAGAGCCCGCAGGACCGTTTTCCACACCCCGGTTGCCTGCAGTGCCGCGAGTTCCGGGAAAAAAGGGATGATCTGCATCCGTATCATCATCTCAAATCCGACGGAGGGGGTCTGCGATTTGAGCAGCAGCTTTTTAAACTCTTCGAAAATGCGCTCTTTGGGGAGTTCGGCCAGCGCGCCCGCGTCCATCATCTTCTGTGACAGCGCAAGAAGCTGCGCATCCGGTTCGAGATGGAAACGGGCGCTGAACTGCACGGCACGCAACAGCCGCAACGGGTCTTCAACGAAGGTCGTTTCGTTGACGCAGCGCAGGGTTCTTGTTTCCAGATCCGTCTCTCCCCGGTAGGGGTCGAGCAGTTGATGGGCGATGGGGTCGTAGCCGATGGCGTTGACGGTGAAATCGCGCCGTTTGGCTGCCGTTTTAAAATCAAACGTTTCAAACGTCTTTACGGCAAACCCCGTGTGGCCCGGCCCGGTTTTTGTCTCGGTACGGGGAAGGGAGAGGTCGAGGTCGTAGCCCCCCAGGCTCAGCTTCAGCACCCCGAAGGATTTGCCGACGCTGTTGACGCTGCCGAGGGGTGTGAGCAGCGGGATCAGGGCCTCCAGGGAGCCGGCGCCGAAACACTCGATGTCGATGTCCTTGCCGGGGAGTCCCAGCAGCGCGTCACGCACATAGCCGCCGACGAGCACGGGACGGACCCCCCCTGCGGTGAGGGCGTCTATGAGCGGGACGAGGACATCGGGGAGTGCGGGCATCGGCTTCATACCGTTATTGTATCAAAGGCTTTTGCTATAATTGCGGAAACCAAAGGGGAGACCCCCTGTAAAGAGGATACGATGGGAAGAGCGTTCGAGTACCGCCGCGCGGCGAAAGAGAAGCGCTGGGGCACTATGTCCCGGATTTTTCCGAAACTGGCCAAGACGATCACGATGGCGGCCAAAGCGGGGGGACCGGACCCCGATATGAACCCGCAGCTGCGTCTGGCGATCCAGACCGCCAAAGCGCAGAACATGCCCAAGGACAACATCGAGGCGGCGATCAAGCGTGCGAGCGGCAAAGATGCCGCCGACATCGCCGAGGTCAACTTTGAAGGGAAGGGCCCGCACGGCGCCCTGATCTTCGTCGAGTGTGCGACGGACAACAACAACCGTACCGTCGCCAACGTGCGCAGCTACTTCAACAAAAGCGGCGGCGAACTGCTCAAAACGGGTTCACTCGAGTTCATGTTTGACCGCAAGGCGGTCTTCGAATTCGACTCTCCCGAAGGGACGGACCTCGAAGAGCTGGAGCTCGAATTGATCGATGCCGGTCTTGACGAACTGGACGAGAATGAGGGCACGATCTACGTTTACGGCGACTATACCAGCTTCGGATCACTCCAGGAAGCCCTGGAGGGAATGGGCATCGAGGTGAAGAAGGCTTCTCTGCAGCGCGTACCGAACAATCCGCAAAGCTTCTCCGAGGCACAGATGGAAGAGGTCGA is a genomic window of Sulfurimonas sp. HSL1-2 containing:
- the dnaN gene encoding DNA polymerase III subunit beta gives rise to the protein MQFEIAKSVLENILIHTQPFLEKKDLSQITSHLYFEATASNTLTVKATDYEIGLVIEAENIHVSEPGMATANGKKLLDIVRILSDGNVNLTTKDGMLDITQGHSDFQLPMYNAQEFPAFASIENKPGVEIDSGLLINSLKKITPAADTNNPKFELNGALIDIKADQINFVATDTRRLAIIAIPQSSGSELSLIIPKKAIIEIQKLFTSNIDIYYDATHLLIKSDQYTFFTKLINGKFPDYNRIIPASTRYNLTLPKSDIVNAIKQITTISNDMKLTLESGRILFESLSDENNKASTEINVDTGIDSTFVFAVNSRYILDFLGQIDQTQFTIGLNEPNMPFMLQEEQFKTIVMPIVI
- a CDS encoding GGDEF domain-containing protein, giving the protein MSLLYPEAKERENRFKLALRMGLPVFALAVITTASVMFRYFNTIPTTFIIVAFSLLGIMVYYLFYLIYQGFNERITDPITHAFTREYFSTMMQRELKKKDYTFFLLSVVNLGDINQRYGFANGDKVLYNLANRIAEYLNEHKMVRVPIAHFKGGDFIIALEGTQEEYGSMMDLLCVKFQHYSLEEIEIDIVGSMTDTNHSRSIDKLVDWLYELQGENAKMLKADEEEIDPDTVEHLVLEAVNARAFSYAYQAVYQDGKPVLFEQAFKLVTGEGKLVHQKRFMPVINRLGLSRRFDEIQTEAAVAEVPTLVGEQKIAVNVSPSSLRNPLFLEHVMMLLSNNEKLRSRLVFVISESNFYHQTQQFNTRLQAFRRAGVDIALDRLGGLHASMRYLQDLDVDMVRYESSLGKGASEPKVRALLEGLQQTVKTLGYRSWIRMIEDEKSYEAAKAVGIDLIQGNYLSPIDTIKE
- a CDS encoding YebC/PmpR family DNA-binding transcriptional regulator — its product is MGRAFEYRRAAKEKRWGTMSRIFPKLAKTITMAAKAGGPDPDMNPQLRLAIQTAKAQNMPKDNIEAAIKRASGKDAADIAEVNFEGKGPHGALIFVECATDNNNRTVANVRSYFNKSGGELLKTGSLEFMFDRKAVFEFDSPEGTDLEELELELIDAGLDELDENEGTIYVYGDYTSFGSLQEALEGMGIEVKKASLQRVPNNPQSFSEAQMEEVEKLIDKLEEDDDVQAVYTNIE
- the dnaA gene encoding chromosomal replication initiator protein DnaA, which codes for MTIGDTILEMLKEEISEVEYNRYVKQMSFISKASRSDLAVFEVPNPLIASWIKNRYTNKIAHLFELKTGTSRDVIIRVKKPKGAAGKSGGTVAAAPAEAPKHSMLNPAYTFENFVAGSSNQFAYAAAKSVSDRPGQVYNPLFIYGGVGLGKTHLMQAIGNVGLLQGKTVVYTSVEQFVNDFTRHLRNQTMDRFKEKYRQCDLLLIDDVQFLSNKIQTQEEFFHTFETLRSEGKQIVLTADKPPKRIAGLEARLQSRFEWGLVADIQPPELETKIAIIRKKCDINRVILGDDVVNYIATVIDNNTREIEGILSKLHAYSQLMHQEITLDFAKNALREQLQEKSDNISIDGIMKTIAKELNVKPSEIRSKSRSRNIVAARRVAIYLARELTPMSMPQIAQYFGMKDHSTVSHTMKKIHQLLEEDENFKVKINELHNKITAMPPESV
- a CDS encoding histidine phosphatase family protein, yielding MRTLTLMRHAKSSWDDPALGDHERPLNPRGRKAAKTMAQRLYTEHYTPDLVLVSSALRTQQTAAALQKAYDGRLVLQTEPLLYEASSGTYAEVIRRVDAAVESLMIIGHNPTIEWMAEAMGGRVYHMPTASYIRFRIPGSWAEFRFERFETLAYDYPKSDK
- the gyrB gene encoding DNA topoisomerase (ATP-hydrolyzing) subunit B, which gives rise to MEQNYGAGNIKVLKGLEAVRKRPGMYIGDTGHRGLHHLVYEVVDNSIDEAMAGYCDTITVTLTKAGTAIIGDNGRGIPTDMHPTENISAATVVLTVLHAGGKFDKDTYKVSGGLHGVGVSVVNALSSNLHMTIHRDGKIHEQDFKQGIPQEILEVTGNTRKHGTTIEFAPDPSIFTETVIFEYDYLARRFKELAYLNPKIKIIFKDDRDGRSETYHFEGGITQFVSDLNKKTQVATPYEYNAKIEDIELDIALMYNDSYEEKVYSFVNNIRTPNGGTHEAGFRAALTRVISTYNSQNGNAKEKDVKLSGEDTGEGLIAVVSVRVPEPQFEGQTKGKLGNTYVRPLVQKASYEQLSKYFEENPIEAKAIVQKALMAARGREAAKKARDLTRRKDSMSVGTLPGKLADCQSKDATISELYLVEGDSAGGSAKQGRDRVFQAILPLKGKILNVEKARLDKILKSDEITNMITALGCGIGEEFDEEKLRYHKIIIMTDADVDGSHIQTLLLTFFFRYFPTIVENGYLYLAQPPLYRYKKGKKEIYFKNDRVMNDFLIENGVESLEIEGIGHNDLVSYFKMVDHYNSSLEALERRYSLVSLIRHFIENPDIIGLDSEKMYAEVERFLAERGNNILSKLVSEDEIHLFVQTGEGMEELRINDELFSAPHFNEAQFVYDKMKEWGINVGGDPLEVLEEIKEYARKGSYIQRYKGLGEMNPEQLWETTMTPENRVLLRVNIEDAEAASEAFNLFMGDEVEPRRNYIETHAKDVKHLDV
- the queF gene encoding preQ(1) synthase — encoded protein: MKYGEEIIANFDVEKDLEIWPNEHKRDYVIKMTLPEFSCLCPRSGYPDYATIYLEYTPDEWVVELKAIKLYINSFRERHISHENSANEIYEVLERKLKPKWMKITADYNPRGNVHTVIEIDSSRITK